Within the Longimicrobium sp. genome, the region GAAAGGCCTGCCGCAGCGAGCGCGCCACCCCCAGCCCCGGCGAGGGATTGGGGCCGCTGTGCACGCCGCTCACGTAACAGGTCAGCGCCTGGGGAAATCGTTGGGCCATCGGCAGTTCGGTCAGGAGAGAACGGGAGTCGGACGGCATCCGGCGGGATGACGGGCGGGGGCGGGTCTTCCCCACCTTTCGTGCCGGTCCTGGATGTACGCAAACGGCGGTCCCACGGACCTGGGAGCGTGGTTCACGGCACTGCGACGGCGGGCCCCACACGGAGACACAGAGGAAACGACGAGAGGGAACTGCAAGAAGGCTATCGACTTCCTTCCATCCTCTCTGTTTCCTCCGTGTCTCGGTGTGATGGTTTTGCTGTTTCACGCAGGGCGATGCGCCGGAGTCTGCGGACGCGGCGGGACTGCTCTTTGCCGATCCGAATGGCTTGCTTCGTGCCGGAGATCATCCACCCACAAGCCCAGGACGGCCATCGACACGAATGACATCCCTTCACCGATGAACGATCCCGGCACCGTCCACATCGAGCCCGCGGAGCGGCGGCTGGAGCTTCTGGAGGCACGCGTCCGGATGCTCCCCGCGGATGCGCGCGCCGAGGCGGATGCGCTGCTGGCGGAGCTGCGCGCGACGGTCGACGGGCTGCGCCAACTGGCCGGGAGCCCGCACGCGCTGCTGGAGGAGCAGGCGGCGCGCAGGCACGCGGAGGCGGCGCGGCAGCGGGAAGCGTTCCTGGCCCAGGCGGGGGAGATCCTGGCGGGGTCGCTGGACTACGAGACCACCCTCGCCAGCGTCGCCCGGCTCTGCGTGCCGCGCGTGGCGGACTCGTGCATCGTCTACCTCACCGGCGAAGGCGGCGAGGTGCAGCGGCTGGGCGCCGCGCACGCAGACCCGCGCAAGGAAGAGCTCCTCCGCGCCGTGCTGGCGAGCCGTCCCTTCGACCCGCACGCGGTCAGCGCCCCCGTGGCGCGGGCGCTGCGCACCGGCGAGGCCGAGCTCCTCCCCGAGATCGACGACGCCGGGCCGGAAGGGGAGGTGGCGCCGCGCTCGCTGCTGGTGGTGCCGCTGCGCATCCGCGAGCGCATCCTGGGGGCGCTCAGCCTGGGATGGGACGAGCCGGGGAGGTACACGCCCGACGCCCTCTGGCTCGCCCGCAAGCTGGCGGACCGCGCCGCGCTCGCCGTGGAGAACGCGCGCCTCCACCGCGAGGCGCAGCGTGCCAGCGAGGTGAAGTCCGAGTTCCTGGCGGCGATGTCGCACGAGTTCCGCACCCCGCTCACCGCCATCGTGGCCTACGCGGAGCTGCTCGTGAGCGGGATACCGGAGCCCATCGCGGAAGTGCCGCGCGGGCACGCGGTGCGCATCGTGGACGCCGCGCGGCACCTCACGCACCTGGTGGAGCAGGTCCTCAACCTTTCGCGCATCGAGGCGGAGCGCGACCAGCTCCGCGCCGCGCCCACCGACCTGGCGGAGCTCGCGCGCGACACCGCGGCGCTCATCGAGCCGCTGGCCAGGCAGAAGGGGCTGGAGCTCGCGGTGGAGGTGCCGCGGGATGGGCCAACGGTGGTCACCGACCCCGACAAACTGCGCCAGGTGCTCTTCAACCTGCTGGGCAACTCGGTCAAGTTCACCACCGAGGGGAGGGTTCGGCTGGCGCTGCGCACCGGCGACGGCACCGCCACCTTTGAGGTGCGCGACACCGGCCGCGGGATGACGCCGGGGGAGATGGAGAGGATCTGGGAGCCGTTCTGGCAGGCGGACGTCCCCGGCACTCGGCGCGCGGGGGGCACGGGGCTGGGGCTGGGGATCACCCGCCGGCTGGTGGCGATCCTGGGCGGCGAGATCCGCGCCCGCAGCGAGCCGGGGCGGGGAAGCGTGTTCGAGGTGGAGCTGAGGACGGAACGCGGCGAGAGCTGAGGCGCCGGCGGAGGGCTCACGGGGAAAGGAGACGGTATGGACGGTACGCGGGGTGGATCGCAAAGAGCGAAGACGGCGCGGGTGCCCACCGGGGTGCCGGGGCTGGATCGTCTCCTGGACGGGGGGCTGCGGCAGGGCGGGCTGCACGTGGTGCTGGGCGGCCCCGGCGCGGGAAAGAGCGTGCTCGCGCACCAGATCGGCTCCAACCTGATCCGCGACGGTGGCAAGGTCCTCTACCTCACGGCGCTGGTGGAGACGCACCAGACGCTGATCTCGCAGGCCCGCACCTTTTCCTTCTTCGATCCGGCGGCGGTACCCGCCTCGTTCTACTACGCCAGCCTCTACCCGGCGCTCGCTCGCGGCGGGCTTTCCGGCGCGCGCGAGGAGATCGGCCGGCTGGTGGCGCACCACGCGCCCACGCTGCTGATCCTGGATGGCGTGCATGCGCTCAAGGTGGCGGCGGAGGGGCGCATGGACTACCAGCAGTTCATGCACGAGATGGAGGCGCAGGCGGGGATCACGGGGATGACCACCCTCCTCCTGGCGCACCCGCCGGAGGGCGGGATCTCGCTCGACCCCACCTTCACCATCGCGGACGCCATCCTGGAGATGGACAGCCAGGAAGTGCGCTGGCGGCAGGTGAGGTTCTTTGCCGTCACCAAGATGCGCGGCGTGGCCCACATCGGCGGTTGGCACACCTTCCGGATCACCCCGGACGGGGTGCACATCTCCCCCCGCGTAGAGTCGCTCACGGCGCACATGGAGACGCACGTGGTGGACGCCGCGCCGCCGCCCCCCTCCGCCGAGCCCCTGCGCACCGGGATCGCGGGGCTGGAGGAGATGCTGGGCGGCGGCCTCGACCGCCACACCATGACGCTGGTGATCGGTACACCCGGATCTGGGAAGACGGTTTCCGGCCTGGCGTTCCTGCACGAGGGCGTGAAGGCCGGCGAGCCGGGGCTCTTCATCGGCTACCACGAACCGCCGGAGATGCTGGTGCAGAAGGGGGAAGGGCTGGGCTTTCCCCTTCGGCGGGCGGTGGAGGACGGGCTCCTCCACATCTACTGGAAGGCCCCCACCGAGCTGCTGGTGGACCTGGAGATCGAGCGGCTCCTGGATCTCATCGAGGAGAACAAGATCCAGCGGGTGGTGATCGACGGGCTGGAGGACCTGCGCCACGCCGTCATCCCGCCCGAGCGCGAGCTGTTCGTGCTCACGGCGCTCACCAACCTCCTCCGCGAGCGGCGCGTCACCACCGTGGTGATGCACGAT harbors:
- a CDS encoding ATP-binding protein → MNDPGTVHIEPAERRLELLEARVRMLPADARAEADALLAELRATVDGLRQLAGSPHALLEEQAARRHAEAARQREAFLAQAGEILAGSLDYETTLASVARLCVPRVADSCIVYLTGEGGEVQRLGAAHADPRKEELLRAVLASRPFDPHAVSAPVARALRTGEAELLPEIDDAGPEGEVAPRSLLVVPLRIRERILGALSLGWDEPGRYTPDALWLARKLADRAALAVENARLHREAQRASEVKSEFLAAMSHEFRTPLTAIVAYAELLVSGIPEPIAEVPRGHAVRIVDAARHLTHLVEQVLNLSRIEAERDQLRAAPTDLAELARDTAALIEPLARQKGLELAVEVPRDGPTVVTDPDKLRQVLFNLLGNSVKFTTEGRVRLALRTGDGTATFEVRDTGRGMTPGEMERIWEPFWQADVPGTRRAGGTGLGLGITRRLVAILGGEIRARSEPGRGSVFEVELRTERGES
- a CDS encoding ATPase domain-containing protein; this encodes MDGTRGGSQRAKTARVPTGVPGLDRLLDGGLRQGGLHVVLGGPGAGKSVLAHQIGSNLIRDGGKVLYLTALVETHQTLISQARTFSFFDPAAVPASFYYASLYPALARGGLSGAREEIGRLVAHHAPTLLILDGVHALKVAAEGRMDYQQFMHEMEAQAGITGMTTLLLAHPPEGGISLDPTFTIADAILEMDSQEVRWRQVRFFAVTKMRGVAHIGGWHTFRITPDGVHISPRVESLTAHMETHVVDAAPPPPSAEPLRTGIAGLEEMLGGGLDRHTMTLVIGTPGSGKTVSGLAFLHEGVKAGEPGLFIGYHEPPEMLVQKGEGLGFPLRRAVEDGLLHIYWKAPTELLVDLEIERLLDLIEENKIQRVVIDGLEDLRHAVIPPERELFVLTALTNLLRERRVTTVVMHDLQRVAGDSFDMPTPELSAIMDNALHLRYVEQKGEMKRLIVVLKIRARMHDHSLREFIITEEGLSVGKPFSKADTALLGVAHHG